A stretch of Schaalia odontolytica DNA encodes these proteins:
- the alr gene encoding alanine racemase, whose amino-acid sequence MISTDERVEGRDYPSSAAVDLAAIRHNLGVLRAAAPGALQLATVKANAYGHGLLPVARAALDGGADWLGVAQLAEAFTLRRGLDEAGIARADAPILAWISTSSSDFAAAIEADIDLSVSWTWVLADICAAAREAGRPARVHVKIDTGMSRAGSTLADLPALASALRMAADDGLVDVVGAWSHMSRADDPSEAGNASTASHVRIFEEGLSILADAGITPRIRHLSATSGILWHPEAHYDMVRAGIGLYGLSPDPAVATSEQLGLIPALELRAPLTSVKVIEEGTPASYGGTWVAPTRRWIGLVPLGYGDGILRAASNRARVVVHTASGPFNAPLIGRVCMDQFMVDLGPAEGCPGTPTARSGQAPAVPGDIATLFGSGEYGEALADDWAQAAGTINYEIVTHLGAHIPRIYRDGADATFGSNS is encoded by the coding sequence GTGATTTCCACAGACGAACGAGTCGAAGGACGGGACTACCCGTCATCCGCGGCCGTCGACCTGGCCGCAATCCGTCACAACCTGGGCGTCCTGCGCGCAGCCGCCCCCGGCGCGCTCCAGCTCGCGACCGTCAAGGCGAACGCCTACGGGCACGGACTCCTCCCGGTCGCCCGCGCCGCCCTGGACGGTGGCGCCGACTGGCTGGGTGTCGCCCAGCTGGCCGAGGCCTTCACGCTGCGCCGAGGCCTCGACGAGGCCGGGATCGCCCGAGCCGACGCGCCCATCCTCGCGTGGATCTCCACCTCCTCCTCCGACTTCGCGGCCGCGATCGAGGCCGACATCGACCTGTCCGTGTCGTGGACGTGGGTGCTCGCTGACATCTGCGCCGCCGCCCGAGAAGCCGGCCGCCCCGCGCGCGTCCACGTCAAGATCGACACCGGCATGTCCCGCGCGGGCTCCACCCTCGCCGACCTGCCCGCCCTGGCCTCGGCCCTGCGTATGGCCGCCGACGACGGCCTCGTCGATGTCGTGGGCGCCTGGAGCCACATGTCCCGCGCCGACGACCCCAGCGAGGCGGGCAACGCCTCGACCGCGAGCCACGTGCGCATTTTTGAGGAGGGCCTGTCGATCCTCGCCGATGCAGGCATCACGCCGCGCATCCGCCACCTGTCCGCCACGTCGGGCATCCTGTGGCACCCCGAGGCTCACTACGACATGGTCCGCGCCGGCATCGGCCTGTACGGGCTGAGCCCCGACCCGGCGGTCGCCACCTCCGAGCAACTCGGCCTCATCCCCGCCCTCGAGCTGCGCGCGCCCCTCACCTCCGTCAAGGTCATCGAAGAGGGGACCCCGGCCTCGTACGGTGGAACCTGGGTCGCGCCCACGCGCCGCTGGATCGGCCTCGTCCCCCTCGGCTACGGCGACGGCATCCTGCGCGCCGCCTCCAACCGGGCACGCGTCGTCGTCCACACCGCCTCCGGCCCCTTTAACGCGCCCCTCATCGGACGCGTGTGCATGGACCAGTTCATGGTCGACCTCGGGCCAGCCGAGGGATGCCCTGGAACGCCGACCGCGCGCAGCGGGCAAGCCCCCGCCGTCCCCGGCGACATCGCCACCCTCTTCGGCTCCGGTGAGTATGGCGAGGCCTTGGCCGACGACTGGGCACAGGCAGCCGGTACCATCAACTACGAAATCGTCACCCACCTGGGCGCACACATCCCCCGCATCTACCGGGATGGCGCCGACGCGACCTTCGGGAGCAACTCATGA
- a CDS encoding cadherin-like beta sandwich domain-containing protein has translation MGTRPIIGALGAPILAATMLGLAPAAAVAATETPYHPTVLWATSEEKVGESAPNGTIAALVDDDTTRTDATKTFWTTKWKGGLDEYPHALAVENPTPGTKVCGLGLTPRPTYDSTLGNDQFPGEYRVFAFDEDPGNPAAEASFADWKTNVAAGKWEGGTEVKHGSDLQFGNKEQYVTFPATTKRVFALTGLRSLAPGKKDMALSDIKLLPCDADGNAITSYGNEDTGGNHEAARPVVPHPEAPEQGSGASDLVVDFVIDQLPYGEPGKPVDFAPGTHTYTATGYYHAKTVSARIRAVDGATVTINGATPDADGRVSNLDLTTGLNVITATVSKDGKEATYVVNITKVDTDFRGNVMIPATAQANGGTEADNAALTDLDPTTTWTSDPLVRANEWSSSVTGIELHLGEARYVHRVNGWGTPTLPAGVQGWHGGNSVAIAVQEADGGPWKTIVTHGSLTRDARGLWYWDFNSYHLAKNIRIWMNDETEPQTPQNIATAVTFNDVEVWGLPAGKTPVAPAVDNSMYERYSGFNPGDGKWGVNRAQALALQYGVMMPAWVPSEGYGRGGFDANERDLTGGAFPMFYDLPMFNTPMMESLGKGAPWALAKAPTGKNSMCNAGEPRDFMNEYMKPYASTLVDIQYGDEGGFNRGESECFKNWFSWSKENIPGAVVHANSWDDPSWYRDTNLSYYVENAKPDLLSWDKYYWGANGGPAPSRVVMDLLNTNTWKKQREYGLKGLTGDGSSPILYGQYLDYNWDANVSASEKSIVPSLGLATGQKWFGLFRMEYNGYDRSSIIDHDGAPTRSFYEFSNIFGNVTYIGNYTKAMNSTFVAYKPGQYAARGATPSLSGYKYGDFASGDEAKAANEAVGLVDMSVTNVGSVNDGMPGDVVVGYFEQLKGLETAKSAEIFGDSTTVPKGFMVVNALTGQTRYPSYLLDPRTDNGSLAETAQDITLTVKKPAANAHLMLVNPADKTTQEVELGEGETSQVVLHAVGGGDSRFLYWVTIENPAPTPDPQPTPDPQPTPDPQPTVDPTPAPEPTVDPTPAPTPDPAPQPRTGQWKSGYFGWWYSYSDGTYAANETLVIDGQTYRFDASGYLKMGWVYDGGHWYYHGSSGAQQYGWIMDRGSWYYLAPATGQMATGWTQIDGTWFYLSSSGVMRTGWVKDGGAWYYLSPSGSMVTGWQLLGGTWYHLGANGAMTTGWYQEGPVWFYLRSNGSMATGWELIGWSWYHFAPSGAWIG, from the coding sequence ATGGGGACTAGACCCATCATCGGTGCACTCGGAGCCCCGATTCTTGCGGCCACCATGCTTGGCCTCGCACCCGCTGCGGCCGTCGCCGCCACCGAAACCCCTTATCACCCGACCGTCCTGTGGGCGACCTCCGAAGAGAAGGTCGGCGAAAGCGCACCCAACGGCACGATCGCAGCCCTCGTCGACGACGACACGACCCGTACCGACGCGACCAAGACCTTCTGGACCACCAAGTGGAAGGGTGGCCTCGACGAATACCCGCACGCCCTCGCCGTCGAGAACCCCACGCCCGGCACCAAGGTCTGTGGCCTCGGCCTGACCCCGCGCCCCACCTACGATTCGACCCTGGGCAACGACCAGTTCCCCGGCGAATACCGCGTGTTTGCCTTCGATGAGGACCCCGGTAATCCGGCCGCCGAAGCCTCCTTCGCCGACTGGAAGACCAACGTCGCCGCGGGAAAGTGGGAAGGCGGCACCGAGGTCAAGCACGGAAGCGACCTTCAGTTCGGGAACAAGGAACAGTACGTCACCTTCCCGGCGACCACGAAGCGCGTCTTCGCTCTGACCGGCCTGCGCTCCCTCGCCCCCGGCAAGAAGGACATGGCGCTGTCCGACATCAAGCTCCTGCCCTGCGACGCTGACGGTAACGCCATCACCTCCTACGGCAACGAGGACACCGGTGGCAACCACGAAGCAGCCCGCCCCGTCGTGCCCCACCCCGAGGCCCCCGAGCAGGGATCGGGCGCATCCGACCTCGTCGTTGACTTCGTCATCGACCAGCTGCCCTACGGCGAGCCCGGCAAGCCCGTTGACTTTGCCCCCGGCACCCACACCTACACGGCCACCGGCTACTACCACGCCAAGACAGTCTCCGCGCGCATCCGCGCTGTCGACGGTGCCACCGTCACCATCAACGGCGCGACCCCCGACGCCGACGGACGTGTCTCCAACCTCGACCTCACCACCGGCCTGAACGTCATTACAGCCACGGTCAGCAAGGACGGCAAGGAAGCCACCTACGTCGTCAACATCACCAAGGTTGACACCGACTTCCGCGGCAACGTGATGATCCCCGCGACCGCTCAGGCGAACGGCGGCACCGAGGCCGACAACGCGGCCTTGACCGACCTCGACCCGACAACGACGTGGACCTCCGATCCGCTCGTTCGCGCGAATGAATGGTCGAGCAGCGTCACCGGCATCGAGCTGCACCTGGGCGAGGCCCGCTACGTGCACCGCGTCAACGGCTGGGGCACCCCGACCCTGCCCGCCGGCGTGCAGGGCTGGCACGGCGGTAACTCCGTCGCCATCGCGGTTCAGGAGGCCGACGGTGGGCCGTGGAAGACCATCGTCACCCACGGCTCGCTCACGCGCGACGCGCGCGGCCTGTGGTACTGGGACTTCAACAGCTACCACCTCGCCAAGAACATCCGCATCTGGATGAACGATGAGACCGAGCCCCAGACCCCGCAGAACATCGCCACCGCGGTGACCTTCAACGACGTCGAGGTGTGGGGCCTGCCCGCCGGCAAGACCCCCGTCGCTCCGGCAGTCGACAATTCCATGTACGAGCGCTACTCCGGCTTCAACCCCGGTGACGGCAAGTGGGGCGTCAACCGCGCCCAGGCCCTCGCGCTGCAGTACGGCGTCATGATGCCCGCGTGGGTCCCCTCCGAGGGCTACGGCCGCGGCGGCTTCGATGCCAACGAGCGCGACCTCACGGGCGGCGCATTCCCGATGTTCTACGACCTGCCCATGTTCAACACCCCCATGATGGAGTCCCTGGGTAAGGGCGCGCCGTGGGCCCTCGCCAAGGCCCCCACCGGCAAGAACAGCATGTGCAACGCGGGCGAGCCGCGCGACTTCATGAACGAGTACATGAAGCCCTACGCCTCCACGCTCGTTGACATCCAGTACGGCGATGAAGGTGGATTCAACCGTGGCGAGTCCGAGTGCTTCAAGAACTGGTTCTCCTGGTCCAAGGAGAACATCCCCGGCGCCGTCGTCCACGCCAACTCCTGGGACGACCCGTCCTGGTACCGCGACACCAACCTGAGCTACTACGTCGAAAACGCCAAGCCCGACCTGCTCAGCTGGGACAAGTACTACTGGGGCGCCAACGGCGGCCCGGCTCCGAGCCGAGTCGTCATGGACCTGCTCAACACCAACACATGGAAGAAGCAGCGCGAATACGGCCTCAAGGGCCTCACCGGTGACGGCTCCAGCCCGATCCTGTACGGCCAGTACCTGGACTACAACTGGGATGCCAACGTCTCGGCCTCCGAGAAGTCGATCGTGCCCTCCCTGGGCCTGGCCACCGGCCAGAAGTGGTTCGGCCTGTTCCGCATGGAGTACAACGGCTACGACCGCTCCTCGATCATCGACCACGATGGCGCGCCCACGCGTTCGTTCTACGAGTTCTCCAACATCTTCGGCAACGTCACCTACATCGGTAACTACACGAAGGCCATGAACTCCACGTTCGTCGCCTACAAGCCCGGCCAGTACGCGGCTCGCGGCGCGACCCCCTCGCTGAGCGGCTACAAGTACGGTGACTTCGCCTCCGGCGACGAGGCCAAGGCCGCCAACGAGGCCGTCGGCCTGGTTGACATGTCGGTGACCAACGTCGGCTCCGTCAACGACGGAATGCCCGGCGACGTCGTCGTCGGCTACTTCGAGCAGCTGAAGGGCCTGGAGACCGCCAAGTCCGCCGAGATCTTCGGCGACTCCACGACGGTCCCCAAGGGCTTCATGGTTGTCAACGCCCTGACCGGCCAGACCCGCTACCCGTCCTACCTCCTCGACCCGCGCACCGACAACGGCTCGCTGGCCGAGACCGCTCAGGACATTACCCTGACCGTCAAGAAGCCGGCTGCGAACGCGCACCTGATGCTCGTCAACCCGGCCGACAAGACGACGCAGGAAGTCGAACTCGGCGAGGGCGAGACCTCGCAGGTCGTGCTCCACGCTGTTGGTGGCGGCGACTCGCGCTTCCTGTACTGGGTGACGATCGAGAACCCGGCTCCGACTCCGGACCCGCAGCCGACGCCCGATCCGCAGCCCACTCCGGACCCGCAGCCCACCGTGGACCCGACCCCGGCTCCCGAGCCGACCGTGGATCCCACCCCGGCTCCGACCCCGGATCCCGCGCCCCAGCCTCGTACCGGTCAGTGGAAGTCCGGCTACTTCGGCTGGTGGTACAGCTACTCTGACGGCACCTACGCGGCCAACGAGACTCTCGTCATCGACGGGCAGACCTACCGCTTCGACGCGAGCGGCTACCTGAAGATGGGCTGGGTCTACGACGGCGGACACTGGTACTACCACGGCTCCAGCGGCGCCCAGCAGTACGGCTGGATCATGGACCGCGGCTCCTGGTACTACCTCGCACCCGCGACCGGCCAGATGGCGACCGGCTGGACCCAGATCGACGGGACCTGGTTCTACCTGTCCTCCTCCGGCGTTATGCGCACCGGTTGGGTCAAGGATGGTGGCGCTTGGTACTACCTGTCGCCCTCCGGCTCCATGGTCACCGGCTGGCAGCTCCTCGGTGGTACCTGGTACCACCTGGGTGCCAATGGCGCGATGACCACCGGCTGGTACCAGGAAGGACCCGTCTGGTTCTACCTGCGCTCTAACGGCTCCATGGCCACCGGTTGGGAACTCATCGGCTGGTCCTGGTACCACTTCGCGCCCTCGGGCGCGTGGATCGGCTAA
- the glmS gene encoding glutamine--fructose-6-phosphate transaminase (isomerizing) — protein MCGIVGHIACKASQRSREVVLGGLARLEYRGYDSAGIALASPDHLDVRRALGKLVNLSEELDAQPPADAFAGIGHTRWATHGRPTVANAHPHTSPDGRFALVHNGIIENADALRAALIADGETFASETDTEVVVHLLARAYDQADPASYQGAVAGLTGTDEEVARRLVVAMRAVTEQLHGTFTLLVLSTQSPNVIVAARRSSPLVIGLGDGENFLGSDVLAFVEHTNRAVEVDQDEVVVVSATGVTVIDPAGNPVEREAYEVDFSSDRATKNGWPTFMEKEIHEQPDAVGATLADRIDSHGHLALDEVRIPEHVLRSVDKVIMIGCGTASYAGQVARYAIEHWCRIPVEVELSSEFRYRDPVVGEKTLVVAISQSGETMDTIQAIRHAREQGAKVVAIVNTPGSTISRESDAVILTHAGPEIAVASTKAFTAQVTACYILGLYLAQVRGNKYADEIADYMDKLAAIPAAISRVLENGESVRQFARTMQDATSVIYLGRHVGFPVALEGALKLKEICYIHAEGFAAGELKHGPIALVDEGQPVIVIVPTPRRPELHGKVLANIAEVRARGARTIIIAEEGDSSVDEFAEVVFRVPAVPTLYAPLLTVVPLQIFACELAAVKGLDVDQPRNLAKSVTVE, from the coding sequence ATGTGCGGAATTGTTGGACATATTGCATGCAAGGCGTCCCAGCGTAGTCGCGAGGTTGTCCTCGGCGGCCTGGCGCGCCTCGAATATCGCGGGTACGACTCGGCGGGTATCGCCCTGGCGTCCCCGGATCACCTGGACGTGCGCCGTGCGCTCGGCAAGCTCGTGAACCTTTCCGAGGAGCTCGACGCGCAGCCCCCGGCCGATGCCTTTGCGGGCATCGGACACACCCGCTGGGCGACCCACGGGCGCCCGACGGTCGCGAACGCCCACCCCCATACCAGCCCGGACGGGCGCTTCGCCCTCGTCCACAACGGCATCATCGAAAACGCGGACGCCCTGCGCGCCGCCCTCATCGCCGATGGAGAGACCTTCGCGTCGGAGACCGACACCGAGGTGGTCGTCCACCTGCTGGCCCGCGCCTACGACCAGGCCGATCCGGCCTCGTACCAAGGTGCGGTCGCCGGACTGACCGGCACGGACGAGGAGGTGGCGCGCCGACTGGTCGTCGCCATGCGCGCCGTCACCGAGCAGCTGCACGGTACCTTCACTCTGCTGGTGCTGAGCACGCAGTCCCCGAACGTCATCGTCGCGGCCCGCCGCTCCTCCCCGCTGGTCATCGGCCTGGGGGACGGGGAGAACTTCCTGGGCTCAGACGTCCTGGCCTTCGTCGAGCACACGAACCGCGCCGTCGAGGTCGACCAGGACGAGGTCGTGGTTGTCTCCGCGACGGGCGTGACCGTCATCGACCCCGCGGGTAACCCCGTCGAGCGCGAGGCGTACGAGGTCGACTTCTCCTCCGACCGCGCCACCAAGAACGGCTGGCCGACCTTCATGGAGAAGGAAATCCACGAGCAGCCCGACGCCGTGGGCGCCACTCTGGCCGACCGCATCGACTCCCACGGCCACCTGGCCCTGGACGAGGTGCGTATCCCCGAGCACGTCCTGCGCTCCGTCGACAAGGTCATCATGATTGGCTGCGGCACCGCGTCCTACGCCGGCCAGGTCGCCCGCTACGCGATCGAGCACTGGTGTCGCATCCCCGTCGAGGTCGAGCTCTCCAGCGAGTTCCGCTACCGCGACCCGGTCGTCGGCGAGAAGACCCTCGTCGTCGCCATCTCCCAGAGCGGCGAGACCATGGACACCATCCAGGCGATCCGCCACGCCCGCGAGCAGGGCGCGAAGGTCGTCGCCATCGTCAACACGCCCGGCTCGACCATCTCCCGCGAGTCCGACGCCGTGATCCTCACCCACGCGGGCCCCGAGATCGCGGTCGCCTCCACTAAGGCGTTCACCGCGCAGGTCACCGCCTGCTACATCCTGGGCCTGTACCTGGCGCAGGTGCGCGGCAACAAGTACGCCGACGAGATCGCCGACTACATGGACAAGCTCGCGGCCATCCCCGCCGCTATCTCCCGCGTCCTTGAGAACGGGGAGAGCGTGCGTCAGTTCGCGCGGACGATGCAGGATGCGACCTCGGTGATCTACCTCGGCCGCCACGTCGGCTTCCCCGTCGCCCTCGAGGGCGCGCTCAAGCTCAAGGAAATCTGCTACATCCACGCCGAGGGATTCGCCGCCGGAGAGCTCAAGCACGGCCCGATCGCGCTCGTGGACGAGGGCCAGCCGGTCATCGTCATCGTGCCGACCCCGCGCCGTCCCGAGCTGCACGGCAAGGTCCTGGCCAACATCGCCGAGGTCCGCGCTCGCGGCGCCCGCACGATCATCATCGCCGAGGAGGGGGATTCCTCCGTCGACGAGTTCGCCGAGGTCGTCTTCCGCGTGCCCGCCGTGCCGACCCTGTACGCGCCGCTCCTGACCGTCGTGCCGCTGCAGATCTTCGCCTGCGAGCTCGCCGCCGTGAAGGGCCTCGACGTCGACCAGCCGCGCAACCTCGCCAAGTCCGTGACGGTGGAGTGA
- the coaA gene encoding type I pantothenate kinase, whose translation MGHNGCVSITESPSPIPFPASSSVSFDEQKLADERNAPNPYARFDRSEWDRLADRTPLPLTQEDIDRIASLGDPIDMTEVDAIYRPLSALLQLYIDGRRRTAAERHAFLGEPEGHSTPFVIGIAGSVAVGKSTVARLLQLLLSRWDSTPRVDLVTTDGFLYPNRILHERSLIARKGFPESYDRSALISFLASVKAGNPHAKAPVYSHVTYDIVPDTYIDVDRPDILIVEGLNVLQPPRSAPGSISVAVSDYFDFSIYVDADEKFIEQWYVDRFLKLRATAFSREDSYFKTYASLTDDEAVSTAHVVWNAINLPNLRENIRPTRERATLIFTKGADHRVESLSIRKD comes from the coding sequence GTGGGGCACAATGGGTGCGTGAGCATCACCGAGAGCCCCTCGCCCATCCCATTCCCGGCCTCGTCGAGCGTCTCGTTTGACGAGCAAAAACTGGCCGACGAGCGCAACGCCCCCAACCCCTACGCGCGCTTCGATCGCTCCGAGTGGGACCGCCTCGCCGATCGCACTCCCCTGCCGCTCACGCAGGAGGACATCGACCGCATCGCGTCGCTGGGCGACCCCATCGACATGACCGAGGTCGACGCGATTTACCGCCCTCTGAGCGCGCTGCTGCAGCTCTACATCGACGGGCGCCGCCGCACCGCCGCCGAACGGCATGCCTTCCTCGGAGAGCCCGAAGGCCACTCGACCCCCTTCGTGATCGGTATCGCCGGCTCGGTCGCCGTCGGCAAGTCGACGGTCGCGCGTCTCCTCCAGCTGTTGCTCTCCCGCTGGGATTCCACCCCGCGCGTGGACCTGGTGACGACCGACGGCTTCCTCTACCCGAACCGGATCCTGCACGAACGCTCCCTCATCGCCCGCAAGGGATTCCCGGAGTCCTACGACCGCTCGGCCCTCATCTCGTTCCTGGCCTCGGTGAAGGCCGGTAACCCCCACGCGAAGGCCCCCGTGTACTCGCACGTCACCTACGACATCGTGCCCGACACCTACATCGACGTGGATCGTCCCGACATCCTCATCGTCGAGGGCCTCAACGTGCTCCAGCCGCCGCGCTCGGCGCCCGGATCTATCTCGGTGGCCGTCTCGGACTACTTCGACTTCTCGATCTACGTCGACGCCGACGAGAAGTTCATCGAACAGTGGTACGTCGACCGTTTCCTCAAGCTGCGCGCGACCGCGTTCTCGCGCGAGGACTCCTACTTCAAGACCTACGCCTCCCTCACGGACGACGAGGCCGTCTCGACCGCGCACGTCGTGTGGAACGCGATCAACCTGCCGAACCTGCGCGAGAACATCCGCCCCACCCGCGAGCGCGCGACCCTCATCTTCACGAAGGGCGCCGACCACCGCGTCGAATCGTTGTCGATCCGCAAGGACTGA
- a CDS encoding bifunctional ADP-dependent NAD(P)H-hydrate dehydratase/NAD(P)H-hydrate epimerase: MFTIDGAALSFADARELEKKCVDQAVSEGDPDRYMLDVAGEVAAAVVRCADLPVSWNGEDTDPNADAEENGDDEGVDWIASRVTAFVGGGDNGGDALYACAILARGGIGATAYLLKKRCHRRALAAAQEAGVRIIDLGGQSLRSIENTPAWSEVFLAHTWIDGIVGTGAHGPLTGALAESVELLNRLSAIKPRPVIAIDVPSGLTDDDGAITGPILRATHTLAVGTYKRAQVLPPAVEFTGDISLVTMDWDSNGVGRAQGDDGAIGADDLYVVDEAVSAHEVVPVPAFSDDKYARGVVGLVAGSDTYPGAGLLATRGALAAGVGMVRLNSTRRVQDLVLADQPGVVTVGGRIQSALIGPGLDEDRREDALELAQFCGQSGMPLVIDAWALDLVPELASSIKPDATVLTPHYGEAARLLGRLGTPVTRAEVAAAPLRYARALHEATGCHVILKGPVTIVYSFEYVDTEVQEAFQRALNAAEAWPDVDALPQGRLVRSYTPTVGQVTTSWAGVAGNGDVLAGFLAGVLARPVDEGDAVPGPDGQPQRVTPGRLAAAVSVHGRAARVAADAFRGFAPIQASDIAAAIGKVLSQPTA, translated from the coding sequence ATGTTCACGATTGATGGAGCTGCCCTGTCCTTCGCCGACGCGCGGGAACTGGAGAAAAAGTGCGTTGACCAGGCGGTTTCCGAGGGTGATCCGGACCGCTACATGCTCGACGTTGCGGGCGAGGTCGCGGCCGCGGTCGTGCGCTGCGCAGACCTGCCCGTGAGCTGGAACGGCGAGGACACTGATCCCAACGCGGATGCTGAGGAAAACGGCGACGATGAAGGGGTCGACTGGATCGCCAGCCGTGTCACAGCCTTCGTCGGAGGCGGAGACAACGGCGGGGACGCCCTCTACGCCTGCGCGATCCTCGCGCGCGGAGGAATTGGAGCGACCGCTTACCTCCTGAAGAAGCGCTGCCACCGCCGCGCCCTCGCCGCCGCCCAGGAAGCGGGCGTACGCATCATCGACCTCGGCGGACAGTCGCTGCGCTCCATCGAGAACACTCCCGCGTGGTCCGAGGTCTTTCTCGCGCACACCTGGATCGACGGCATCGTGGGAACCGGTGCCCACGGCCCGCTCACGGGCGCGCTCGCGGAATCCGTGGAGCTCCTCAACAGGCTCTCCGCCATCAAGCCGCGCCCCGTCATCGCGATTGACGTCCCTTCGGGCCTGACCGACGACGACGGCGCGATCACGGGCCCGATCCTGCGCGCCACCCACACCCTCGCGGTCGGCACCTACAAGCGCGCGCAGGTCCTGCCTCCCGCCGTCGAGTTCACCGGGGACATCAGCCTCGTGACGATGGACTGGGATAGCAATGGGGTGGGCCGCGCCCAGGGTGATGACGGCGCGATCGGCGCAGATGACCTCTACGTCGTCGACGAGGCCGTCTCTGCCCACGAGGTCGTCCCCGTCCCCGCTTTCTCCGACGACAAGTACGCGCGCGGCGTCGTCGGCCTCGTCGCCGGATCCGACACCTACCCGGGAGCTGGCCTCCTCGCGACGCGCGGCGCACTGGCCGCGGGTGTGGGCATGGTGCGTCTGAACTCCACGAGGCGCGTCCAGGACCTCGTGCTCGCCGACCAGCCCGGCGTTGTCACCGTCGGCGGGCGCATCCAGTCCGCCCTCATCGGCCCCGGCCTCGACGAGGATCGGCGCGAGGACGCGCTCGAGCTCGCGCAATTCTGCGGGCAATCGGGCATGCCCCTCGTCATCGATGCGTGGGCGCTTGATCTCGTCCCCGAGCTGGCGAGTTCCATCAAGCCTGACGCCACCGTCCTCACCCCGCACTACGGCGAGGCCGCGCGCCTTCTGGGGCGCCTCGGCACTCCGGTGACGCGGGCCGAGGTTGCCGCCGCGCCTCTGCGCTACGCCCGCGCGCTCCACGAGGCGACGGGCTGCCACGTGATCCTCAAGGGGCCCGTCACCATCGTCTACTCCTTCGAATACGTCGATACGGAGGTGCAGGAGGCCTTCCAGCGTGCGCTCAATGCCGCGGAGGCATGGCCCGACGTGGACGCGCTGCCGCAGGGGCGCCTCGTGCGCTCCTACACCCCGACGGTCGGCCAGGTGACGACCTCCTGGGCGGGCGTCGCCGGCAACGGGGATGTGCTCGCCGGATTCCTCGCCGGCGTCCTCGCCCGACCGGTCGATGAAGGGGACGCGGTGCCCGGCCCCGATGGGCAGCCCCAGCGCGTCACCCCGGGACGCCTGGCGGCGGCGGTGAGCGTCCACGGGCGAGCAGCTCGGGTGGCCGCCGACGCTTTCCGTGGATTTGCGCCCATTCAGGCCTCGGACATTGCGGCCGCGATCGGTAAGGTCCTGTCGCAGCCCACGGCGTGA
- a CDS encoding GRP family sugar transporter, with protein sequence MTLSTILIGILPSVFFGVATTLMGKTGGSDRQRVMGAVLGGLLMAAVATPFMHPAWTPLNLGVSFLTGLLLGVGVCDQLRSYSVLGMSRTMPLSTGGQLVLMSLAGIAIFGEWLHGGALPYGLAAIAVLIVGIWFLSRSESGSDAASLDWKRGAFLLTTSTLGLVAFPLIIKFFAIQPAEFLLPQAVGYTVYCAIFFAIQGRGGVDPEDSLRHRRMIPSIFNGVLWGTAILLLQLNSNKLGAGTGFTLSQLGILISTPLGILWLHETRSRKELRWTIIGVALVIVGAVLAGVAKTLDVA encoded by the coding sequence ATGACCCTGTCCACGATCCTTATCGGAATCCTGCCCTCTGTCTTCTTCGGCGTCGCCACGACGCTGATGGGAAAGACCGGCGGATCAGACCGCCAGCGAGTCATGGGCGCCGTCCTCGGCGGCCTGCTCATGGCCGCCGTTGCCACCCCCTTCATGCACCCCGCGTGGACGCCGCTGAACCTGGGTGTGTCATTCCTGACCGGCCTGCTCCTGGGCGTCGGCGTGTGCGATCAGCTGCGCTCCTACTCGGTCCTGGGCATGAGCCGCACGATGCCCCTGTCCACCGGCGGCCAGCTGGTCCTCATGTCCCTGGCGGGCATCGCCATCTTCGGCGAGTGGCTGCACGGTGGCGCGCTGCCCTACGGCCTCGCCGCCATCGCCGTCCTCATTGTCGGCATCTGGTTCCTGTCGCGCTCCGAGTCCGGCTCCGACGCGGCCTCCCTTGACTGGAAGCGCGGCGCCTTCCTGCTGACGACCTCGACGCTGGGCCTCGTCGCCTTCCCGCTCATCATCAAGTTCTTTGCGATCCAGCCCGCCGAGTTCCTCCTGCCCCAGGCGGTCGGCTACACCGTCTACTGCGCGATCTTCTTCGCGATCCAGGGCCGTGGCGGCGTCGACCCCGAGGACTCGCTGCGCCACCGCCGCATGATCCCCTCGATCTTCAACGGCGTCCTGTGGGGCACCGCCATCCTGCTGCTCCAGCTCAACTCCAACAAGCTGGGCGCGGGAACGGGCTTCACGCTCTCCCAGCTCGGCATCCTCATCTCCACGCCGCTGGGCATCCTGTGGCTCCACGAGACGCGCTCGCGCAAGGAGCTGCGCTGGACCATCATTGGCGTCGCGCTCGTCATCGTGGGCGCGGTCCTGGCGGGCGTCGCCAAGACCCTCGACGTCGCCTGA